Proteins encoded together in one Anaerococcus murdochii window:
- a CDS encoding adenine phosphoribosyltransferase encodes MDIKSLIRVIEDYPEKGISFKDITTLLNDKDGFRKTIDLLEAELKDYDFDYIAGVESRGLIFGAPLADRLNKGFIPIRKPGKLPAEIEKVSYDLEYGTNELEIHKDALNEGDKVVIIDDLIATGGSAKAASKLVESIGGEVVCFEFLIELTSLKGREVLKDYDVISLVEYDH; translated from the coding sequence ATGGATATCAAATCATTAATAAGAGTAATTGAAGATTACCCTGAAAAGGGCATATCCTTTAAGGATATAACAACCTTACTAAATGATAAGGATGGTTTTAGAAAAACAATTGACCTACTTGAGGCAGAGTTAAAAGACTATGATTTTGACTATATAGCAGGTGTTGAATCAAGAGGACTTATCTTTGGTGCACCTTTGGCTGATAGGCTAAATAAAGGCTTTATTCCAATAAGAAAGCCAGGTAAACTTCCAGCTGAAATTGAAAAAGTATCTTACGATTTAGAATACGGCACTAACGAGCTAGAAATTCACAAAGATGCCCTTAATGAAGGTGATAAGGTTGTAATTATTGATGACCTTATTGCAACAGGTGGATCTGCAAAGGCTGCTTCTAAACTAGTTGAATCTATTGGCGGGGAAGTTGTTTGTTTTGAATTTTTAATTGAACTTACATCTCTAAAGGGCAGAGAAGTACTAAAAGACTATGATGTAATATCATTAGTTGAATATGACCATTAA
- the clpB gene encoding ATP-dependent chaperone ClpB has translation MDNNKLTQKSIEAINNANSMAIKDANPEVNEFHLALCLVDSPSSYVSMVLTKMGVDVNSYKKKIENRIESLPKQSGNAKTYPSQVFQRIFLKAEDEAEAMGDSFISIEHIFLSLLKENTEMSPINKEFNISYKAFKDYVLKVRNGQKVTTDNPEETSNPLEKFGRDLTQEAREGKIDPVIGRDSEIRNALRILSRRKKNNPVLIGQPGVGKTAIVEGLAQRIVNNDVPEPLQGRRIFSLDMGALVAGAKYRGQFEERLKAVIEEVKKSDGQIIMFIDEIHTIVGAGKSEGAMDASNIMKPMLARGEIKVIGATTLNEYREYIEKDGALERRFQKVMVEEPSVEDTISILRGIKEKYEIFHGIRIQDSAVIAAAELSDRYISDRFLPDKAIDLMDEACATVRTEIDTMPAYLDEQKRKLLQLQIEITALKKEEDDYSKKRLADLEKELADLSETYNEDFLKWKEQKSAIDDVKTIKEEIDKVKVEIDQAERSYDFEKLSELKYGKLVELENKLKEASASNSDDSSIKEEVTDEDVADVVSSWTNIPVSKLVETERTKILHLGDTLHQRVIGQDEAIKAVSDAIIRARSGLKEQNRPIGSFIFLGPTGVGKTELAKALTEAMFDDEHNMIRIDMSEYMEKYSVSRLIGAAPGYVGYEEGGQLTEAVRRKPYSVILFDEIEKAHPDVFNILLQVLDDGRLTDSQGRTVDFKNTIIIMTSNIGSEYLIDGLNKDGTIKEENQKKVDEVLRRSFKPEFLNRIDDIVMFTPLTSDQVYEIIDLQIDNIRKRLADRDIKLEITPAAKEYILANSYDVEYGARPVKRYLQRNVETKLGKLIIEGKVSDRDTATLDLVDNKLEFKIK, from the coding sequence ATGGATAACAACAAATTAACACAAAAATCAATCGAAGCTATCAACAATGCAAATTCAATGGCAATCAAGGATGCCAACCCAGAAGTTAATGAATTTCATTTAGCCCTATGCTTAGTTGATAGCCCAAGCTCCTACGTTTCAATGGTTTTGACCAAGATGGGAGTAGACGTAAACTCATATAAGAAAAAAATAGAAAATAGGATAGAATCTTTGCCAAAACAATCTGGCAATGCGAAGACTTACCCATCTCAAGTCTTTCAAAGGATATTTTTGAAGGCTGAGGATGAGGCAGAGGCTATGGGTGATTCTTTCATATCAATTGAACACATTTTCCTTTCATTGTTGAAGGAAAATACTGAAATGAGCCCAATTAATAAGGAGTTTAATATTTCTTATAAGGCCTTCAAAGATTATGTCTTAAAAGTCAGGAATGGTCAAAAAGTTACAACAGATAATCCTGAAGAAACATCTAATCCATTGGAAAAATTCGGTAGGGACTTAACCCAAGAAGCTAGGGAAGGCAAAATAGACCCGGTTATTGGAAGAGATTCTGAAATTAGAAATGCACTAAGGATCTTATCTCGTCGTAAGAAAAACAATCCGGTTTTAATCGGTCAACCTGGTGTTGGTAAAACAGCAATTGTCGAAGGTCTTGCCCAAAGAATTGTAAACAACGATGTTCCAGAGCCTCTACAAGGCAGGAGGATATTCTCACTTGATATGGGCGCTCTAGTAGCTGGTGCCAAATACAGGGGCCAATTTGAGGAAAGACTTAAGGCAGTAATTGAAGAAGTTAAGAAATCTGATGGTCAGATTATAATGTTTATCGATGAAATCCACACAATTGTTGGTGCTGGTAAGTCAGAAGGCGCTATGGATGCATCAAACATTATGAAACCTATGCTTGCCCGTGGGGAAATCAAGGTTATTGGTGCTACAACTCTTAACGAATATAGGGAATATATAGAAAAAGATGGTGCTCTTGAGAGAAGATTCCAAAAAGTAATGGTAGAAGAACCAAGTGTTGAAGATACAATTTCAATCCTTAGAGGTATTAAGGAAAAATATGAAATCTTCCACGGAATCAGGATTCAAGACTCAGCAGTAATTGCAGCTGCAGAATTATCTGATAGGTACATTTCCGATAGGTTTTTACCAGATAAGGCAATAGACCTAATGGATGAGGCTTGTGCAACAGTTAGAACTGAAATTGACACCATGCCAGCCTATCTCGATGAGCAAAAGAGAAAATTATTACAATTACAAATTGAAATCACAGCCTTAAAGAAAGAGGAAGATGATTATTCAAAGAAGAGGCTCGCTGATCTTGAAAAAGAATTAGCGGATCTTTCAGAAACCTATAACGAAGATTTCTTGAAATGGAAAGAGCAAAAATCTGCCATTGATGATGTAAAAACCATCAAGGAAGAAATAGATAAAGTCAAGGTTGAAATAGATCAGGCAGAAAGGTCTTATGATTTTGAAAAACTTTCAGAACTCAAATACGGTAAGTTAGTTGAACTTGAAAATAAACTAAAAGAAGCTAGTGCATCTAATAGTGACGATTCTTCTATCAAAGAAGAAGTGACCGACGAAGATGTAGCAGATGTAGTTTCAAGCTGGACAAATATACCAGTATCAAAGTTAGTTGAGACTGAAAGGACAAAAATCCTTCATCTAGGCGACACCCTCCATCAAAGAGTTATCGGCCAAGATGAAGCTATAAAGGCTGTTTCTGATGCAATCATCAGGGCTAGATCAGGTCTTAAAGAGCAAAATAGACCAATAGGTTCCTTTATATTCTTAGGACCAACAGGTGTTGGTAAGACTGAGCTTGCTAAGGCTTTAACAGAAGCAATGTTTGATGATGAGCACAATATGATAAGGATTGATATGAGTGAATATATGGAAAAATATTCTGTATCAAGGCTAATCGGTGCAGCTCCAGGCTATGTAGGCTATGAAGAGGGTGGCCAACTAACAGAAGCTGTTCGCCGTAAACCATATTCTGTAATCCTTTTTGATGAAATTGAAAAGGCCCACCCAGATGTATTTAATATCCTTCTTCAAGTCTTAGATGACGGAAGATTGACAGATAGCCAAGGCAGGACAGTTGATTTTAAGAATACAATAATCATCATGACTTCAAATATAGGTTCAGAATATTTAATAGATGGTCTAAATAAAGATGGTACTATTAAAGAAGAAAATCAAAAGAAAGTTGATGAAGTTTTAAGAAGATCATTTAAGCCTGAATTCTTAAACAGAATAGATGATATAGTTATGTTCACACCACTAACAAGCGATCAGGTTTACGAAATTATCGACCTACAAATTGATAATATTAGAAAGAGACTTGCTGATAGGGATATCAAACTTGAAATAACACCAGCAGCTAAAGAGTATATTCTAGCTAATTCTTACGATGTAGAATACGGTGCTAGACCTGTTAAGAGATACTTACAAAGAAATGTAGAAACAAAACTTGGTAAGCTAATAATCGAAGGAAAAGTTTCCGATAGGGATACAGCTACTCTTGACTTAGTTGATAATAAACTAGAATTTAAAATCAAATAA
- a CDS encoding LCP family protein yields the protein MKDNFIKIIKSIIVFLLFVIVFAAGFILWGFIKGEKIENPIADITGPKDEFLFLLAGVDSTGEETGTRTDTLMLIKADSKNNTVDMISIPRDSYVSINGKMDKINAAHSYGGIDLTMTVVRDFLGINLDKYMVISFEAVIEGIDALGGMDVDVSQDVAGAMGINPGIHTMSGDEVLKYVRFRKGYQNADLGRINTQQDFLKQFIKEATKPTNLPKLPKVYAAMKPYIKTNMNIKDLSSLAMKFKFVDSSNLNSVRLEGEGFNMGGISYYKIYPESIENIRSTYLNSFLRN from the coding sequence ATGAAAGATAATTTTATAAAAATAATTAAATCAATAATAGTATTTTTGCTCTTTGTGATTGTATTTGCAGCAGGTTTTATTTTGTGGGGCTTTATTAAGGGTGAAAAAATAGAAAATCCTATTGCAGATATTACAGGTCCTAAGGATGAGTTTTTGTTCCTTCTTGCAGGAGTTGACTCAACAGGTGAAGAAACAGGTACAAGGACTGATACCCTCATGCTTATTAAGGCTGATAGCAAAAATAATACAGTAGATATGATCTCTATTCCAAGAGATTCTTATGTGTCAATAAATGGCAAGATGGATAAGATTAATGCCGCCCATTCCTATGGGGGTATAGATTTAACTATGACAGTTGTTAGGGACTTTTTGGGAATTAACCTAGATAAGTACATGGTAATTTCTTTTGAGGCAGTAATAGAAGGCATTGATGCACTTGGAGGTATGGATGTTGATGTAAGCCAAGACGTGGCAGGAGCTATGGGAATAAATCCTGGTATCCACACTATGAGTGGAGATGAGGTCTTAAAATATGTTAGGTTTAGAAAAGGCTATCAAAATGCAGACCTTGGTAGGATTAATACTCAGCAAGACTTCCTTAAACAATTTATAAAGGAAGCCACTAAGCCAACCAATCTGCCAAAACTACCAAAAGTTTACGCTGCTATGAAACCATATATAAAAACAAATATGAATATAAAAGACCTATCATCTCTTGCCATGAAATTTAAGTTTGTAGATTCTTCAAATCTTAATTCTGTAAGGCTTGAGGGTGAGGGCTTTAATATGGGTGGCATCTCATATTATAAGATTTATCCTGAATCAATAGAAAATATCAGGTCAACCTACCTAAATTCATTTTTAAGAAATTAG
- a CDS encoding LemA family protein, with amino-acid sequence MINQKKRSGGAGVLIAIIAIIVIALVMIVPTYNRLAGSRENVNQAYAQVQNVVQRRADLIPNLVNTVKGYTDHESETLTQVTNARAGVQNAKNPTELAEANEALTRAIGDINVVVEAYPELKADTQFVQLMDELAGSENRISTERKNYNEAVQAYNTDIKKFPTNLIAKFTGYDAAEYFKADASAQDAPKVDFGN; translated from the coding sequence ATGATAAATCAAAAGAAAAGATCAGGTGGTGCAGGTGTACTTATCGCAATAATAGCCATTATAGTAATTGCCCTAGTAATGATTGTGCCAACCTATAATAGACTTGCAGGAAGTCGTGAAAATGTAAACCAGGCTTACGCTCAAGTACAAAACGTAGTCCAAAGAAGGGCAGACTTGATACCAAACCTTGTAAACACAGTTAAGGGCTACACTGACCACGAATCAGAAACTTTAACTCAAGTTACAAATGCAAGAGCGGGTGTCCAAAATGCTAAAAATCCAACAGAACTTGCTGAGGCTAACGAAGCGTTAACAAGAGCAATTGGTGACATTAATGTGGTTGTTGAGGCTTATCCAGAATTAAAGGCTGATACTCAATTTGTTCAATTAATGGATGAATTGGCAGGCAGTGAAAATAGGATTTCTACAGAAAGAAAGAACTACAACGAAGCTGTTCAGGCTTATAATACTGATATTAAAAAATTCCCAACAAATCTAATAGCAAAATTTACAGGTTATGATGCGGCTGAATACTTTAAGGCTGATGCGAGTGCCCAAGATGCTCCAAAGGTAGACTTTGGTAATTAG
- a CDS encoding DnaJ domain-containing protein, protein MQYRDYYEVLGVDKKASADEIKKAYRKLAKKYHPDLHPDDESAHKKFTEINEAYEVLSDPEKRNKYDTFGANANFSGGQNFDPRDFGFDFGNFGNGSYTYTSSGSSGFSDFFDTLFGGFGGSSSKSSQGFGGFGSSFTKKPKSKLDTEVSISIDEAMKGTSRRISIKSETGIKDIEVNIPKGLKNKNKIKIDGSKYGLNTDIYVMVKIKESEDLKLEGIDFVKKVKVSPWDAYFGTKKKISTIKGNILVTIPEKITSNKKIRLKNLGYTDRKNKTGDLILEVLIDNPELNEEQIELYKKLKEIEG, encoded by the coding sequence ATGCAATATAGAGATTATTATGAAGTGCTAGGGGTGGACAAAAAAGCTAGCGCTGATGAGATAAAAAAAGCATACAGAAAACTTGCTAAAAAATACCACCCAGACCTTCATCCAGACGATGAAAGTGCACACAAAAAATTTACAGAAATAAACGAAGCCTACGAGGTTTTATCAGATCCAGAAAAAAGAAATAAATACGACACTTTTGGTGCCAATGCAAACTTTTCTGGCGGTCAAAACTTTGACCCAAGAGATTTTGGTTTTGATTTTGGAAACTTTGGAAATGGCTCTTACACATATACAAGTTCAGGTAGTTCAGGTTTTTCAGATTTTTTTGATACCTTATTTGGAGGTTTTGGAGGATCTTCTTCAAAATCTAGCCAAGGTTTTGGCGGTTTTGGTAGTTCTTTTACTAAAAAGCCTAAGTCAAAACTAGATACTGAAGTTAGTATTTCAATTGATGAAGCCATGAAAGGTACAAGTAGAAGAATTTCTATAAAGTCAGAAACAGGCATAAAAGATATTGAAGTAAATATTCCAAAAGGACTAAAGAACAAAAATAAGATCAAAATCGACGGTTCTAAATACGGATTAAATACAGATATTTATGTAATGGTCAAAATTAAGGAAAGTGAAGATTTAAAACTAGAAGGAATTGACTTTGTAAAAAAAGTTAAAGTTAGTCCTTGGGATGCATACTTTGGTACTAAGAAAAAAATCTCAACAATTAAGGGCAATATTTTAGTAACAATTCCAGAAAAAATCACTTCCAATAAGAAAATTAGACTTAAGAACTTAGGATATACAGACAGGAAGAATAAGACTGGTGATTTGATTTTGGAAGTACTTATAGATAATCCAGAACTAAACGAAGAACAAATAGAATTATATAAAAAGCTAAAAGAAATCGAGGGATAA
- the nrdG gene encoding anaerobic ribonucleoside-triphosphate reductase activating protein, translated as MNYGQIRKYDVANGPGIRTTFFLTGCDRNCPNCFNTDYMDFNHGKKWDEQAEKEVISYLKLNQVEGLTVLGGEPFENPLGLLDALRNIKKEVTKSIWVYTGFIYEDLVNMAKAREILEEIDVLVDGEFIEELKDLKLKFRGSSNQRIIDVKKSLENNRVIILNGYK; from the coding sequence ATGAATTACGGGCAAATAAGAAAATACGATGTTGCAAATGGTCCTGGTATCAGGACCACTTTTTTCCTTACAGGTTGTGATAGAAATTGCCCGAATTGTTTTAATACCGACTATATGGACTTTAACCATGGGAAAAAATGGGATGAGCAAGCTGAAAAAGAAGTTATTTCATATCTAAAACTCAACCAAGTTGAAGGCCTAACTGTTCTTGGTGGGGAGCCATTTGAAAATCCCCTGGGTCTTTTAGATGCTTTAAGGAATATAAAAAAAGAGGTAACAAAGTCAATCTGGGTTTATACTGGTTTTATCTATGAAGATTTGGTTAATATGGCCAAAGCTCGCGAGATTTTAGAAGAAATTGACGTCCTCGTTGACGGAGAATTTATAGAAGAACTTAAGGATTTAAAACTAAAATTTAGGGGATCTTCTAATCAGAGAATAATTGACGTAAAGAAATCATTAGAAAATAATAGAGTTATTATCCTAAATGGGTATAAATAG
- the nrdD gene encoding anaerobic ribonucleoside-triphosphate reductase: MLQVIKRDGTKVDFNKDKITIAIEKAMHSPSGIYVEGQAAEIAGEIEERSKNKREISIYEIEDLVYYKLIDRKNPATAKAYESYKSVQAYKREQNTSDDEIIGLLNQTNIDVMDENSNKNPIIASTQRDLIAGEVAKDIAKRKLIPADLVEAHDSGAIHIHDLDYLIQPIFNCCLVDMKDMLDNGTVVNEKMIETPKSFQVACNVMTQIIAQIASNQYGGQSINISCLSPYLEKSFDKNFKLSKEILGDTDKAKEMADALTQRDLESGIQTIQYQINTLMTSNGQSPFVTLFMHTDENDPYLDQTVEIIKEILKQRIQGIKNDQGVYVTPAFPKLIYVLDENNINPDSKYFDLTRLAAECTAKRMYPDYISAKKMRENYEGNVFSPMGCRAFLPPYKDKFGDYKFDGRFNMGVCTINLPQIGILAHGDEDLFFEILEKRLDLVKRVGLLRYDHLSKVTSDSSPIHFQHGAIARLKKHQSIKPLLENGYATVTIGYIGIYEATKLTIGESHTTKRGHDFAMKIMEMLNDKKKEWSDQYGIAFAVYGTPAESLTHRFASIDKERFGDIKDVTDKGYYTNSFHVDVRENISVFDKFDFESEFQKLSTGGCISYAEIPNMTNNIDAVLTMIEYIYDHIQYAEFNTKSDYCGNCGYDGEILLDDDNQWYCPNCGNHDRATLTVVRRTCGYLGENFWNEGRTKEIKARVLHI, translated from the coding sequence ATGTTACAGGTAATTAAAAGAGATGGGACTAAAGTCGATTTTAATAAAGATAAAATAACCATCGCTATTGAAAAAGCCATGCATTCCCCAAGCGGTATTTATGTGGAAGGCCAGGCGGCAGAAATAGCTGGTGAGATTGAAGAGAGATCTAAAAATAAAAGAGAAATCTCAATTTATGAAATCGAAGACTTAGTCTACTACAAACTAATAGACAGGAAAAATCCTGCTACAGCCAAGGCCTATGAGTCTTATAAGTCAGTTCAGGCTTATAAACGTGAGCAAAATACATCTGACGATGAAATAATCGGACTTTTAAATCAAACCAATATAGATGTAATGGATGAAAACTCAAATAAAAATCCAATCATTGCTTCAACCCAAAGAGACCTAATAGCTGGCGAAGTAGCAAAAGACATAGCAAAAAGAAAACTAATTCCAGCAGACCTTGTAGAAGCTCATGATTCAGGAGCTATACATATTCACGACCTTGATTATCTAATTCAACCAATTTTTAATTGTTGTTTGGTAGATATGAAAGACATGCTGGATAATGGAACAGTTGTAAATGAAAAAATGATTGAAACACCAAAGTCTTTCCAAGTTGCTTGCAATGTTATGACTCAAATCATAGCTCAAATAGCTTCAAACCAATATGGTGGCCAATCAATCAATATTTCTTGTTTAAGCCCTTATTTGGAAAAATCTTTCGATAAGAATTTTAAATTATCAAAAGAAATCTTAGGTGACACTGACAAGGCAAAAGAAATGGCAGATGCCCTAACTCAAAGAGATCTAGAAAGTGGCATTCAAACCATTCAGTATCAAATCAATACCCTTATGACTTCAAACGGTCAATCACCTTTTGTGACACTTTTCATGCATACAGATGAAAACGACCCATATCTTGACCAAACAGTTGAAATTATAAAAGAAATTTTAAAACAAAGAATCCAAGGTATTAAAAATGACCAAGGCGTATATGTTACACCAGCTTTTCCTAAGCTAATTTATGTACTTGATGAAAATAACATAAATCCAGATTCCAAGTATTTCGACCTAACAAGACTTGCTGCAGAATGTACTGCAAAGAGAATGTATCCTGATTATATTTCAGCAAAGAAGATGCGTGAAAACTACGAAGGCAATGTTTTCTCTCCAATGGGTTGCAGGGCCTTCCTTCCTCCTTACAAGGACAAATTCGGAGACTACAAGTTTGATGGTAGGTTTAATATGGGAGTTTGTACAATAAACCTCCCACAAATTGGAATTTTAGCCCATGGTGATGAAGATTTATTCTTTGAAATATTAGAAAAAAGACTTGACCTTGTAAAAAGAGTTGGACTTTTAAGATATGACCACCTTTCTAAGGTAACAAGCGATTCTTCACCAATCCACTTCCAACACGGAGCGATTGCTAGACTTAAAAAACACCAATCAATCAAACCACTTCTAGAAAATGGTTATGCTACAGTTACAATTGGCTATATTGGAATATATGAAGCCACAAAGCTAACTATTGGGGAAAGCCATACAACAAAGAGAGGCCACGATTTTGCCATGAAGATCATGGAAATGTTAAATGACAAGAAAAAAGAGTGGTCAGATCAATATGGTATTGCCTTTGCGGTTTATGGCACACCTGCAGAAAGCTTAACTCACAGGTTTGCATCAATTGACAAAGAGAGATTTGGAGATATAAAAGACGTCACAGATAAGGGATATTACACAAATTCCTTCCATGTAGATGTTAGGGAAAATATTTCTGTATTTGATAAATTTGACTTTGAATCTGAATTCCAAAAATTATCTACAGGCGGTTGTATTTCCTATGCAGAAATTCCAAATATGACTAACAATATAGACGCAGTCCTAACAATGATAGAATATATCTATGATCACATCCAATATGCTGAATTTAACACAAAGAGCGATTATTGCGGCAATTGTGGTTACGATGGGGAAATTCTTTTAGACGATGACAACCAATGGTATTGTCCAAATTGTGGTAACCACGATAGGGCAACACTTACAGTTGTTAGGAGAACTTGCGGTTATCTTGGAGAAAATTTCTGGAATGAAGGTAGAACTAAAGAAATAAAGGCGAGAGTCCTTCATATATGA